Genomic window (Desulfonispora thiosulfatigenes DSM 11270):
TTATTTTAGGCATCTTTGATAACAAATTAAATAACACTTTATACATAGTTCATCTCCCTTCATATATTGCTCTAAAGTCGAACATGCTTACCCTTTAATTCTAACACAAATTTGTAAAACATTACTAAATATAATTTATAATAGTGAATTTTAAAATATTCTTTAAAACATATTGACCTAATATAGTTTAAATTATATAATACTGACAAGACATCTGTCATTACAATTTATCAGGGGGAGTTTAAATGAATACAAAAACACTAGTTATCGGTGCTTTACTTACTTCACTTGCACTTATTATTCCTTTAGCCTTTGGGGGCTTTTTAGGAGTCAATATTCCTCCTTTTAGTGCTACCCTTGCTTCTCATGTACCTGTCATGTTAGCTATGACTATTAATCCTTTAGTAGCTTTTATGGTTGGAGCTGGTTCAGCATTTGGTTTTTTAATTAAATTAGGTCCTATTGTAGGAGCCAGGGCCTTTACCCATGTTATCTTTGCTGTAATGGGTGCTAAACTGATTCAAAAAGGATTTTCTTTTAAAAATGTCTTACTAGTTACTGCACCTATTCATGCTATAGCTGAAGCACTAATTGTAATTCCTTTTGGGTTTTCTTTATATGATATTGGAATGGTTATTGGAGTGGGAACCTTTCTGCATCATTTAGTTGATTCTGGTATTGCACTTGTTGTTTATGGTCTTCTAGCTACTTCAATGGGATTAAATCTAGCAAAACAAGTTAGATAGCTTAACTTATTAACTAAGTGGAACTTTAAATTAGATAATTTAAAGTTCCACTTAGTTTTTTGTTACCCTTTTATTCTTGCTAGTATCGCCCAGCGTCTATATAATCTTTTTAGATACTTTGGTCCTCCATTATATATTTCTAGTGCTTTTTTAAACATTTCTTTGGCCTTTTTTTGATCATATTTACTTATCACTTCTCCAGCTTTATACAGGGTTTCAACTGTTCCATAATAATGCAGATTCCCTATATAGTCATTTATATTATTTTCATTTTTCTTACTAGAATAGGCTTCTGCAAGTAAATAAATATAAGGCTCACCATATCCTATTTTAGGATTAATATCAATTGCTGTTTCTAGCTCAGTTATACCCAAATCAATTTTATTTTGTAAATAATACGCTTTACCTAATAAAAAATGGGTTTCTGCATAATTGTCCATCTTATCTAAGGTTTTCATGAAGTTTTCCTCTGCTTTTTGGTATTTATTGTCCTCTAAATATAAAGAACCTAATTCTCTATACGCATTAATATTTGCAGGATTAAGCTTTATAGTAGATTTTAAATTTGCAATTTTTCTCTTTCTTTTTAAAGGTTTGAATATATCAGGTATAATTCCAATAAATTTACGTTCAACAAGTATAAATGCAATTATGAGTATTCCCAAAGAAATAATTGGATTACCTATTATTCTTGTTAAAAAATAATAATAAATAAAATAACGCAAGCTTTTCCCTCCTCATACATATTATAAGCAAATATTTTCAATTAATCTAATATTTTTTCACTTTCTTTATACCTTTGCCATCTACATTTAGTCAAATTAAAAGCCACCCAAAGGGTGACTTTTATTAGCTTACTCTTTTTCTAATATAAATAATAGTACTAAGAATAATTATAGCATTAATTAAAACCATTAAACAATACGTCCTTTCGCTCATAATCTGTTTTGTGCTTTTTTATTATTATATACTTATTTGGGATATTTTACAATAAACTCTAGTCATAAAATGATACCCTTGTACCTTAATGTTAATATATCATGACAAAACTCTTCACACCTTAGCTATTCCCAAACTAGTCTGTTTTTATTAAAAAAGGTTTCTAGACTAATCTAGAAACCTTTTACTTACTATTTATTTAATACAACACTTCTATAACCGCCAATTAAATTTTTCACCTTTTCATATCCATTAGACCTTAAAACCTGCTCAGCAATGTATCCTCTTATACCGATTTGACAAAATACTACTATTTCTTTATCTTTAGGAATTTCATCTAAACTTTCACGTAGCTCTGATAACGGAATATGAGTTGCGTTTTCCATTTTTCCTAAATCTAGTTCATAAATTTCCCTAACATCTAGAATAAAAGAATCGTCTTTATTTATATCATCTAATTCATCAATATAAATAGGTGACATTCTACCTTCCATTAAGTTTTGAGCAGAATAACCAATCATATTAACTGGGTCTTTTGCTGAACCAAAAGGAGGAGCGTATACTAGTTCTAGATCTTGCAAGTCTATTACAGTTTTTCCAAATCTCATTGCAGTAGCTAATACATCAATTCTCTTATCTACCATGTCCTTACCTACAGCTTGAGCACCTAAAATTTTTCCTTCATCATTAAATATTACTTTAAGTGTCATTTGAGATGCACCTGGGTAATATTTTGCATGTGAAAATGGATGTATAGTAACTGATTTGTGTTCAATACCTTTATTTGTTAATTGACGCTCATTAAGTCCAGTTGCCCCAACTTGTAAATCAAATACTTTTGCAATCGCTGTTCCTTGAGTACCATTATAAGTTACTTTTCTTCCCATAATATTATCAGCTGCTATTCTTCCTTGTTTATTAGCAGGACCAGCTAAAGGTATCTTAGCTTCACTACCATCTACAAAGTGCTTTATCTCTATAGCATCTCCAACAGCATAAATGAACGGATCAGATGTTTGTAGATAATCATCTACTTTAATAGCTCCAGTATTACCAATTAAAAGACCAGCATCTTTAGCTAACTTAATATCAGGTCTTACTCCAATCGCTAATATAATCATATCAGCTTCGATTTCTTTTCCACTACTTAATTCTATACCAGTATCAGTTATTTTGTTTAATCCATCTCCTAAAACTAAATTAACTTTATGTTTTTTTATTTCTGATTGAACTTGTCCAACCATATCAGTATCTAAAAACGTCATAACTTGTGGTGCCATATCTACTACAGAAACTTCTATACCTATATGGGCGAGGTTTTCCATCATTTCAATTCCAATAAAACCGCCACCTATAACAGCAGCTTTTTTAGGATTGTTTTTTGCTATATAATCTAAAATACGTTCAGTATCTGGTATATTTCTTACTGTAAATACATTTTCATTAGCTATTCCTTCTATAGGTGGGATAATTGGCTCAGCACCAGGAGAAAGTACTAAATAGTCATAACCTTCTGTATATGTACTACCATCCTCTAGATTTTTAACTTCAACTTCCTTTTTTTCTGGGTTAATCGAGGTTACTTCGTTGAACACTCTAATATCTAAAGCAAACTTTTCTTCCATTTCTTCAGGCGTAGAAACTAATAAATTATCCTGATCTCTAATTATTCCTCCAACATGATATGGTAAACCGCAGTTGGCAAATGAAATATGTTCACCCTTTTCAAAAATTACAACATGTGATTTTTCACTAAGTCTTTTTAATCTAGCAGCACATGTAGCACCACCTGCTACACCACCAACTATTAAAATTTTCTTTTCACACATATAAATCCCTCCCAAGCTTATTATATTTTAATAATACAATGGATAAAACTCAAGTCCCTTACTCAAGGGACTCAATAAGGTTAAGAATACTATCGCTAGCTATTTTATAATTAACTTCTACACCATGACGCTCACCTTCAATTACGCCAGCAGCTTTTAGTTTCGATAAGTGTTGTGATACTGTCGACTGTGGAATAGCTAATCCCCCCTGCATAGTAGATACATTACAGGACCCCAATCGTATTAAATTTTTCACAATACATAACCTTATAGGATGTGCTAATGCTTTTAATAATTCAGCCTGCCTTACTAATTCTTTATATTGGCTAGAATTTACCACTTTTAGCCCCCCAATATATATATTATAACCACATCCATTATTATATCAGTATTTAATAATATATAAATATGAAATTCATAAATTATTGCATATTCTCTAACTTTTTTTTAAAATCAATAAAAAAAAATTCAATTATTTAGATATTTTCAAAATATCTTAACTATCCTTTAGGATCAAAGATAGTAGCAATTGTATATCCAAGTATAATGGCAATAACAATTCCTGCAGAAGTGGCTTCCATTCCTCCTGAAAATGCCCCTATAATTCCATTTTCTTTGACACCCTTAATTGCTCCTTGAGCTAATGCATGTCCAAATCCTGAAAGTGGCACAGTTGCACCTGCACCCGCTAGTTTAACTAAACCGTCATATAATCCTAAACCACTAATAACTGCTCCTGTTGTAACATAACCTACTAATACATGGGCTGGGGTAATAATGAAAGGCGTTAAATCCATAATTAGTTGCCCTATTACACATATAATTCCTCCAATTAAAAAAGCCATTGGTAAATTTTCTAGCATCACTTAACCTCCTATAACCTTCTTTTCAATTAAAACACCATGGGCTATACCAGGAATCGATTCTCCTTGTTGACTACTTGTAGGACTTAACAAAGCTCCTGTACCCACTAGTAACATACTCTTCCACTTATTATTTAATAGTTGAGGTAGTAAATATCCAGCTAAGACAGAAGAAGAACAACCTGCTCCGCTTCCTCCAGCATGTACATCTTGACTAGGATCAAAAACTAATACTCCACAATCTGTAAAGTTAGAGGAAATATCAAAACCCTCTTCTTGTACTAAATCTTTACAGAGAACTCTTCCTATATTACCTAGATCTCCTGTCACAATTAAATCAATATCCTCTGGTTTTTTACCTGTGTCCTTAAAATAAGTAACTATAGTATCGGCTGCTGCAGGTGCCATTGCGGCACCCATATTCATAGCATTTGAAATACCCATATCTATAACCTTGCCAAAAATTCCTTGAGTTATCATTAGTTGATCGATCTGGTTTTCTAAAACAAAAGAACCACTTCCTGTAACTGTCCACTGAGCTGTCATTGCTCTTTGCACACCTAACTCCGTAGGAAAACGCAATTGCCTTTCTGCGGTTTCATAATGACTTGAGGTCGCCACTCCCACCTTTTGTCCATAATTACCATCAATAATCATTGACCCTAATATCAAGCCTTCGACTAAAGTAGAACAAGCACCATATAAACCGATATACGGAACACCAAAAGAGCGAGCTGTAAAGTTTGAACAGATGATTTGATTTAGTAAATCCCCTGCTAAAAAATACTCTAAATCACTAGGTATATAATTCTTTTTTTCTAGAGCTATCTCCATAGCACTTTGAAGCATTTTTTGTTCAGATTTTTCCCAGGTTTTTTCATGATCATAATTATTATCTAAAGTATGTTCGAACCATTTTCCAAGTGGACCGTTTTTTTCCTTTTTCCCAACAACACATCCAAATGATGATATAGATACTGGATTTATAAAATTAATTGTTTGATTTCCTATTTTTCTATTTAAATTCATTTTATCAACCTCTATAAAATAATATAGTAAATTAAGCCTATAAGTGCAGAAACTAATGTACCATATAAAAGAACTGGACCAGCAATAGTAAATACCTTCGCTCCTATTCCATAGACATATCCTTCTCGTTTAAATTCTAAAGCAGATGATACTATAGAGTTTGCAAAACCAGTTATGGGTACCATTGATCCTGCCCCAGCAAACTTACCAATTTCATCGTAAACACCTAGTCCTGTAAGTAAGGCGCTAATTACAATTAAAAAAATAGAAGTCATCATACCTGCTTCATTATCTGTAAATCCATTTATCGTAAAAGTATTTAAAACTATTTGACCCAAGGTGCAAATTATTCCACCAACCAAAAAAGCTGCTAAAGCATTTTTTATTATTGGTGGTTTAGGTTTAGCCTTTTTTGCTTTACTCTTATAAACCAATTGCATATGTTTATTTACTTTGGTTTGTTGATTTTCAATTTGTTTTCGAATACTTCTTAATTCGTCTCTTTCTGCCTTTTGTGCCTTTCCTTCCTGCATAACTATTTTTTGATGATCAATTTGCATCTTAGTCAAGATGTCTTGCATCTCTTGTTTTGTCATGGAATCTAATTTTGTTAATGTCTGATTTCTGCATGATATGTTTTCTGCAAATTTTTTTAAGCCCATATTTTTCACCTCTTAGCTTATTATTGCACGAGTACTCAAATTTATGCTTTAAACAAAAAAAAGAGACACAAATTTATGTGTCTCTAAAATTAAACTCTACATTATCTTTTATTGCAATATTAAGTGAACTTAATAAAACATAAGAGGTCTTAAAAAAAAATCCCTTATAATATAGAATTTTTTACTTATTTGATTTTTGTGCTCCTTGTATATCAACCGTATAATTATCCTTATAAATTAAATCTGACACAGGTATTATTTCATACCCTTCTTTAACAGCATACTCAATGATGTTCTCAAGAGCTGCTGCTGTAAAGGCACCATTATTATGAAATAATACAATAGCACCAGGATGAAGTTTTTTTGTTACTCTTTCTATTATATCATTTTCTGTCATATT
Coding sequences:
- a CDS encoding ECF transporter S component — translated: MNTKTLVIGALLTSLALIIPLAFGGFLGVNIPPFSATLASHVPVMLAMTINPLVAFMVGAGSAFGFLIKLGPIVGARAFTHVIFAVMGAKLIQKGFSFKNVLLVTAPIHAIAEALIVIPFGFSLYDIGMVIGVGTFLHHLVDSGIALVVYGLLATSMGLNLAKQVR
- a CDS encoding tetratricopeptide repeat protein translates to MRYFIYYYFLTRIIGNPIISLGILIIAFILVERKFIGIIPDIFKPLKRKRKIANLKSTIKLNPANINAYRELGSLYLEDNKYQKAEENFMKTLDKMDNYAETHFLLGKAYYLQNKIDLGITELETAIDINPKIGYGEPYIYLLAEAYSSKKNENNINDYIGNLHYYGTVETLYKAGEVISKYDQKKAKEMFKKALEIYNGGPKYLKRLYRRWAILARIKG
- a CDS encoding FAD-dependent oxidoreductase produces the protein MCEKKILIVGGVAGGATCAARLKRLSEKSHVVIFEKGEHISFANCGLPYHVGGIIRDQDNLLVSTPEEMEEKFALDIRVFNEVTSINPEKKEVEVKNLEDGSTYTEGYDYLVLSPGAEPIIPPIEGIANENVFTVRNIPDTERILDYIAKNNPKKAAVIGGGFIGIEMMENLAHIGIEVSVVDMAPQVMTFLDTDMVGQVQSEIKKHKVNLVLGDGLNKITDTGIELSSGKEIEADMIILAIGVRPDIKLAKDAGLLIGNTGAIKVDDYLQTSDPFIYAVGDAIEIKHFVDGSEAKIPLAGPANKQGRIAADNIMGRKVTYNGTQGTAIAKVFDLQVGATGLNERQLTNKGIEHKSVTIHPFSHAKYYPGASQMTLKVIFNDEGKILGAQAVGKDMVDKRIDVLATAMRFGKTVIDLQDLELVYAPPFGSAKDPVNMIGYSAQNLMEGRMSPIYIDELDDINKDDSFILDVREIYELDLGKMENATHIPLSELRESLDEIPKDKEIVVFCQIGIRGYIAEQVLRSNGYEKVKNLIGGYRSVVLNK
- a CDS encoding ArsR/SmtB family transcription factor — its product is MVNSSQYKELVRQAELLKALAHPIRLCIVKNLIRLGSCNVSTMQGGLAIPQSTVSQHLSKLKAAGVIEGERHGVEVNYKIASDSILNLIESLE
- the spoVAE gene encoding stage V sporulation protein AE yields the protein MLENLPMAFLIGGIICVIGQLIMDLTPFIITPAHVLVGYVTTGAVISGLGLYDGLVKLAGAGATVPLSGFGHALAQGAIKGVKENGIIGAFSGGMEATSAGIVIAIILGYTIATIFDPKG
- the spoVAD gene encoding stage V sporulation protein AD, which encodes MNLNRKIGNQTINFINPVSISSFGCVVGKKEKNGPLGKWFEHTLDNNYDHEKTWEKSEQKMLQSAMEIALEKKNYIPSDLEYFLAGDLLNQIICSNFTARSFGVPYIGLYGACSTLVEGLILGSMIIDGNYGQKVGVATSSHYETAERQLRFPTELGVQRAMTAQWTVTGSGSFVLENQIDQLMITQGIFGKVIDMGISNAMNMGAAMAPAAADTIVTYFKDTGKKPEDIDLIVTGDLGNIGRVLCKDLVQEEGFDISSNFTDCGVLVFDPSQDVHAGGSGAGCSSSVLAGYLLPQLLNNKWKSMLLVGTGALLSPTSSQQGESIPGIAHGVLIEKKVIGG
- the spoVAC gene encoding stage V sporulation protein AC codes for the protein MQLVYKSKAKKAKPKPPIIKNALAAFLVGGIICTLGQIVLNTFTINGFTDNEAGMMTSIFLIVISALLTGLGVYDEIGKFAGAGSMVPITGFANSIVSSALEFKREGYVYGIGAKVFTIAGPVLLYGTLVSALIGLIYYIIL